The segment TCAACGAGCTTCAAGATGAAGAATTGGTACGATAAATAATATGCTTGTTCCTGTAGCCTAAGGGTTGAAAGCTAAACAACATGACATATAACTAAAAAAGGCTATAcaatttgtaattaaattatagttcataaactattttagtCTCTAATAAACTAAAATTGACCACTTTTAGTCCAGATAAGTCTAATAGAGTGATGGCATGTCATTTTTTAGCTTAACCATGCGAATCAAAAGcaatcatttcaaattttttaagaactaaAGTCATTAATTGGCTAAAAAACCttgaaatgataaaagaaaaatatgttatcgttctttattatttttgggtaggCTAGAGAGAGGAtgatctaaatttaaaaatgatcataagagtgagttttttttttactacactGAGGTtgcaccaattttttttttaaaatcatcaaAGATGGAATTTGAAAACAAAGAGTGATGAAAATTACCGATTTGGTTTCAAGTCCAAACCCGCCAGGTTTGCAGCCTGGGTCAAAGCAGACTTCCATCTCTTCAACCTGCTATCATTGTCGTCCTTAACCTTAATTGCAAAATTCTCATTTTGTTGTCTTACATCAGAAGGAGACACATTGTAGAAAATAGGCAGCACtaccattttaaaatatttattgcaaGACATTATCTTCCAAACCTCGTCCAGACACCAAGTAGAAGAAGCATAGTTTTTTGAGAATACGATTACTGCAACTCTAGATGCCTCTATTGCCTCCATTAGCTCATTCCAAATCACTGTCCCTCTAGGGATGTCCACGTCAACTTTATACATGCCAATCTCTCTACGCTTTACAGCGGCTGCGAGATGGTTGGTAAAATTTGTGCCCGTATCACCACCATGATAGCTAACGAAGACATCAAATTTAGGATTACTGCGTCTGTTCATTCCTTCCCTAAGGTAATTTTTGGTGGCCAATGCCTTTGTTTGAATATCTTCAATAAATAATCTTGACTTGTAAGTGGTACTTGTATTAGCAATAAAATAGAAgttagtgatttttttaataagacgAAACAAAccttaaaaacataataaaacaccaaaatccaacacaaaagaaatatggttttttttttttggttgtatttttgGATAATAAATAGACCAAATAACGAATTGAGATCTTTTAGAGTTCCTAAGATGTTATTCaccatttcttttaaaataaattgttaaaatattgtcACATTATCAATCAGCTTATTTTAAATGAACAGTCAAGATTTGAATCTCCAAATAACAGTTTCCAAATTGTGGtgtcacttttatttatttaataatttatatataattggaaattCATAGGAGTTTAAATTCCTTCTAGTTGTGGAGTAAAATAAGGGGTTTTAACCCTCCAATCCTAGATGCCACAATAACATTCACACATTAATCAATAGGTATTGCCACACAATTAATATTCATCAACCCACAAAGCTCTAACCATCACAAATCTGCTCATCTTTCTTTCAATATGAAGATACAATTAACGAGAGAGTCAATTGTGTACcaaatgttgttttgatttgGCCAGAAAAACAACACATTTCAGTATTAGTGGTGTACATTTCAGGGttaccaaaatttttgtaatatgTATGCATATTTatgacaaatccactattgaattacattttcttcttatgtcCTCcttacttgcaaaatttttagaaaattaaagattaatagttatgtcatcaataaattatttaaattgcaagtttttgtagtttaaacttatgcataaaatataagcttatgaATTCAtgtagtaaataatatctaattagtacaaaatttgacatatattaagagcataaaaaatatataatccaatgattaaattttcaaaatatgtagtaatgttaattttttttttttaaatgaagtatAGGCTTATAGCCTTacactacaactaattttgtaactaaattttgtcttatatttaattaaagaacaagagtctttaaataataataataataagtaggtatagtacaataaaaaattgtgcaccatacatacatacatacatacatatatatatatatgttgttgagGGGACAACAATTTGACTCCttacaaccactctaaaaacaGGCCGGCATGGTGTGatattaaaacttataaaagatttgagtgtgttttcctcatcaccaattggttttgaggtggAATGGCATAACTCATGGTCTGacaaatggtatcaaagccaagATCATGGGTTCGAATCATGAGTGTCATTGTGAGGGAGAGATTGTTGGGAGACCACAATTTGACTCCTTACAATCACTCTAAAAACATGCTCTCATGGTGTGATGTTGAAACCCATAAAAGATTCGAGTGTGTCTTCCTCATCACCAATTGATTTTGAGGTGGAATGACATAACTCACGGTccgacatatatatatatatatatatatatttgcatatTTAATCAagatctaaaattttattatatttaaaatacaagttgtaaatgcattttttgtttctccattttcaccttatttttattttgatcccATACTTATTCATTTTTCCGTCTCTAGTTCCCAAATTAAGAAATCGTTATCATTGTAGTTTCTATTGTCATCTCATTGTGGCAAACAAAGAGCACAATTGTCTTATTAAACGCTGAtgtgattattaaaataatatttaaaatttatttagcatttaaaaaaattccaatgtcagcattttaattataaaaaaaaatccacggcacaaattttttttaaaaaaattaacatgttcTTTTTGGACTaacttgttcttcatgttctatAATTATGATATCTTTTGTACCAAATACCCATTGAATTTATTCAAGCAAAAATCCGGACCATTAAACACATCATGATCCTCTGGGGCTCTTTGAACTCCTAAAAATTAGAACTATATAACAAGAAGACTACAACTCCTCCAAAACTAGtacaaaataacaacaaactGTAACGTTAAAATTCCACACACATGGggctctcaaaaaaaaaaaaaactcagcacATGCAAATGAAGGAAAACCCCATTCCTCCACAGCTACCAACCGCTCCAGCAaaccagaaaattcaaaactcaaaaataccAAATCAGAAAATTCAACCCAGCAACAATCAAATTCTCTTACCTCCATCAATACAAACTCCCAGTACAAACAAACCCAATAGcaaaaaccaaatccaaaaccGAAGCTCTGAAAGCCCAGTCTCATGGaagcaaaatcaaacaaacccaacTGAAAACACCACAAACGGCGTGGTTGATGCAGTGAGGGAGAACTGTGAAGAGAAAATCAGAGTCAAGAGGGAGGTTTGGATCTGCGCgcggtgggggggggggggggggggggggggcgtgGGGCGCGGGGGGGTTTGTGTGGAAACATGGAATGAGGTGATGAGACTTAAGCTATGTAAGCTATGTCCAACTCTCTTGTCACTTTGCTTCAATTATTGGCTTGAGTGGCTCAGTTTCACGAGACCGGCTATATGCCTATATTGAATCCTGTACCTGCTGCTCAATTTCACTTTAATAAAAGGCACCCAAAACAAACGgaatgctaaatgctaaatgCGAGAGAGAAACAGAACAGAGAGTCCAGAGAAagccaagaagatcaaagaaaatGCGAAGCAAAGAAGAAATCTTTATCTTACCAGTCATGGTCATGGTCATCCTCCATAGCCTCATTTAAAGCATTATTTTGCCATTCTGAAGCAGTGTAGTTTCCTGAGAATGTGTTATCTCCCTCTCCttcattgtgatttttttgcCCGGATGAATCTTTTTGGGCCATGGAATTAATGGAACTGTAGCTTTTTAAGTATTGGGTGATGGGAGAAATGGCGTTATTACAACCCCAAACCaattcatatattatatatacaccACACCAATATTATGAATTTCAGTGGAGAATGTTATGCAAATAGGCCTTTTTCAGAGAggcaaagaaaaatgttgtatcTTTGTAAGAGTTAGAGAGAAAGGAAAtgaagattatttatttttggaaatattttatagaaaattgaaaaagcggtaaaaaatgttgataactttttcatttttttataattttttttaaaatggtttactaataaGTGCACACGTTTATAGAACCCTTGTCCATACTTGAATCGATGATGAAAAGGAAATAGAGGGAGGCATTTTTAACAACCACTGAAATTTGCACACTCCAAGGCCCTTGCCACACGAGcatctctgtttttcttttttctcttttttgtttgctGTTGTCGTTTTTGCTTAATCTATATCTTTATTATTCTTCTTATTATTCATTTTGTCTTGCCATACGTATCTCACTGTTATTTTTTGATTCTCAGAAGTTTGACCCTTCCTCTACTTGTTAATTTTTCgtcattaaaattaatatatatatatataattataaaatatattattctcaaaaaaaaaaaaaattatatagtatatgattatTGAAACTAATATTATATGTACtgtataatataaataaaatattataatttgtaatttgttatttcatttttatttttatttttatttttttaatgcttttcgGTGATTGTTTGTCTTTTTCTACACTTCTACCAATTTTTACTCTTTAGATCAATAATTTTGCGGTACCGTAGTCATTATATATCAAGTCCGGTCTAAGATAATTTGA is part of the Quercus robur chromosome 9, dhQueRobu3.1, whole genome shotgun sequence genome and harbors:
- the LOC126701132 gene encoding disease resistance protein RLM3-like, translated to MNRRSNPKFDVFVSYHGGDTGTNFTNHLAAAVKRREIGMYKVDVDIPRGTVIWNELMEAIEASRVAVIVFSKNYASSTWCLDEVWKIMSCNKYFKMVVLPIFYNVSPSDVRQQNENFAIKVKDDNDSRLKRWKSALTQAANLAGLDLKPNRSSGRTLLAEQNEAEEPKEHVDPGSKAQYHGFRKRYARSLSAPLYFDQVTAPNKRMKIDPTLTLESFGAYVADPKSSAKLQAKQTNSTSLEQRLEEQRREFEARFKALEVELVRLRDGRTTDKTEEVFQVTENSLTYKFICKEE